The stretch of DNA CCATTttccaattcattcataacttctagtagaaataacagaggaatgacacaacatagagccagaagaatagatgctccagaattgttattacattgggGATGCATGGAGCTACTAAAACAGGcacgtcaggagtggtgaaaggtcctctttaacaacctTTGCATTGTCACCTGTGGTGAAAGTCTGCAGCATACCGTAAATTGACATGCTGATATGATTTACAGCATGCACTCCAACTGTGGACATGCCCTCAGTTTTGGTTCACATCTCCATTTAGTAAATCCACACTACCAGAGTTActgtatccggcatagccagaCACCTCTGGATTCCCACTCACCATAATGGGATCCAAggggtttctggcataaatgccagCTTTCTGCCAGAAAGCTAGCATTTAAGTTGTAAACCTGCCTAATCtcagctggatcccattatagtgaatggggatcctGCAGTATCCAGCAGTGTCCAGTAGTGTGCGCCTCTGCCGGGACAGACATGGAGATTTGAACAAAGCCTATAAGTTTGTATTTTTCTTACTGTGCATAAAGCATTATGTAGAAATCCAAATATGATGGGCCTAGCAAACAGCATGTATTTCAGATGAATGCCATACCTTTTATTACTTTGGCCAAAGCCAACATGTTCTGTGTGTCCACATCTAGTGACAGAAATGCCTCTTGGGCTACAGCATTTTTTTATAAGGATTAAAGGGATGGAGTCTCCACCTGTAAATACTTCTTGATAAAGGGTGCATTGCATTGAGACGTAAATTTTTTGGGggctttttatatttaaactaaaaaataaatcattccaGTTTTCACATTGGAGAAGAGTCATAATAGGTTGACATTTTCTGTTTTATGCAGTTGTCAGCTTTCTTGTGTAGACTGGAACAAGGCCAGCAGAAGATGGAGAATTTAAAGGGCTATCCACTTCTTTAATAGTGATGGCCAATCCTTTGCACCAGCATCAATATTTAACTGGTGGAGgtctggctcttgacaccctggccgatcagttgtttggagGGGCAGCGACGTGGGGTGAGTGCTGAACCCTCTTTATTGTTTCCCAGACACAGGTCCAAAGCTGGAATGGGACAAAGCTATAATAAATGGTATGTGTCACAATCAGTGGGGGGTGTCAAGAggcggactcccaccgatctaatattgatggcctatccaaagGTGGCATATGATAGATAGCCAAAATGGCGCAAAAAAGGTGCACCGTTTGGCCAATATTGGCTATGAAAGAATACATTAGACTGGTAGCTATAAGTATGCTGGATGGATTAGAGGAGAATTTTCTCTGTATATGGTGATTAATGGTTGGCTGTGTATAAATGTATATACAGTAGCCTGTCAGTCACATTAGACACTGGCAGGGGCAGCACTCCCCTCATGAATACAGTGCATTTATAAATATGGAGTACAGACCTGTATCTGTAATATGCTGCCTTTACATGGGTGTTGTAGTGACAGATCCATTTTAATCACAGTTCTAATGTGCTGCTGGGggttaaaggtggccatacacaaccAAAATGATTGTGCTTCTGGAGAAATTTTACAACAAACAATTGTTTTAGTTGACTGTTGACAGGTTGTCATCGCCTGGAAAGAAGCTGCCTGTGTTTAAAAGTTTCAACTGATAGTCGCTATCCCACAAATGATctttccatgaaaaaaatattcCCAGAAAGACCTTTTGTCCTTTGCATGGTGTCATTGAACATGTACTGTATGAACAGTCTGAATGACTGTAacagccaatatggactaaaacgTGTATGGCTGCCTCTGTGTGACAAGCTTTCAACAGTTGTTACTTCTAATCTACTTCTATAAAACGCCATCGCCACTTTAAAAAAAGGGAGAACATGAAACACTAATAAAATTCAAAACAATACTTATCTTTGGCTTCTCCAAAGTTCCCACTGTAAGAAGGTacttggaatcatcgtggattgaaggtatgtgtcaccgaggttcctggcctcggtgaagtaagagccagtaagagcagctattgctaattgacaccgtgagatttagcatggctgtcatagctgatccgggacagctcttactgggagtagtcaaagtgctgggtgggtgactactccccatgttccaggccgggttttgccaggcataaaaactagcagcactgccaggtgtggtggactgacagtggagctcaggagtctgtgtgctgtgaactgacggctgtgctgggatttgaggtttgagccaggctggaggactcaggcccctctaaaggcgaacaggccgcctatggacttgatgaggctgaacggctaacagggtttgaattaacacccaggagaaaaggtgacttttattgtttatagactttccttgtgtgtgaaaaaacaccaagccacctgcattttgtgatacacctgatctgcattttttttatacaccaatgtgtgaataaacaccactgtttgattcaagaactgtgtactttgcctctatactgcattcactagtcctaactaccagagcgaatccccacactacaTACGAATATAAAAAAGGGGAGAactatacaatacaaacaatgattaCCTGAGAAAGGGGTTTCCTATTGACACAGTTGATGCCTCCAATAAAAACCATGTTAGGCATTGTAGGTCTGGCAAATTCAAAGACAAAATCATATCTCAAGAGCCAGATAGAAGCACGGCTGAAGAGGTCGATGGCAGTGACATCTCTTTTCAGGAATTCGGAGGCTATTCTGGTATAAGGGGAGTACAACATATGACAAAATACAAAGTCAAAGAGGCTGAGGAGAACATTCTTCACCCTTTGGCTGAAGTTCATATGGTCAGTGTAAGTGGTAAATATTCTTGGTACATATGAAGGTGGGCTAGGAGACTTAGAGGCCTCCTGTTCCATTCCAAAAGGAGCTCCACGCATGAAGGAAACAGAAGGGATAGAGAGGTGTTCAGCTATTATTTCACCACAAGGAAACACAGGATCACTCAACATAGCATCAAACATGGCTTCTTCCAAGTCCTGGATGATAGTTGAGTTCTGAAGAAGGTATCTGCAAGCTGTTTGTATCCAAACAGTTGCATTAGATACTCCTTTGTATAAAGTCGCTACCTTATTTAAAAAAGGTATTTCCACAAAGGCTTGTTCAGTTGCTGCTTTAAGCTGTGATTCCATAAATTCTTTGTGGAAAGGCACATTGTATGTCCTTATAGTATAATTATCCACATCCTTCAGATGAAAACTGGGTTCTGGAACAACAAGCAAAATCTGGTGTCCTCTTTCATACAACTTTTGCACTATGTTTCGCATGCTTAACCAGTGACTTCCTTCCTGTGGCACCACCAGTATTTTGCCACCATTCACCAAATGCACATtcagaaaaataagaaaagtgcaaaaaaagtgtGAATGCTGAATGTACATCTCTCCTGATCTTACACAAAGTAGACTAAAGCATAAGTGACCCGGACACCTAAGAGATTTTGCTGTTTGGTTTATAGTGACCAGAAAATGAACTTTGAATCCTACAGAGTTTCCAGATCAAAGGTGAAAATCAGTCATTCATAAACCATCCGGAAGAAAAATGTAACATTACAAACATGTATTTAGCTATACCGTATACTGTAACTATTCTGTCTTGAACATGATTTGTTGGATGAAactaaaaaagattttttggtTAGTTATTACAGTGttcactatgcactaaaaatTATGACCTTTTTCAGTAc from Bufo bufo chromosome 7, aBufBuf1.1, whole genome shotgun sequence encodes:
- the LOC121008996 gene encoding UDP-glucuronosyltransferase 1A1-like isoform X7, encoding MYIQHSHFFCTFLIFLNVHLVNGGKILVVPQEGSHWLSMRNIVQKLYERGHQILLVVPEPSFHLKDVDNYTIRTYNVPFHKEFMESQLKAATEQAFVEIPFLNKVATLYKGVSNATVWIQTACRYLLQNSTIIQDLEEAMFDAMLSDPVFPCGEIIAEHLSIPSVSFMRGAPFGMEQEASKSPSPPSYVPRIFTTYTDHMNFSQRVKNVLLSLFDFVFCHMLYSPYTRIASEFLKRDVTAIDLFSRASIWLLRYDFVFEFARPTMPNMVFIGGINCVNRKPLSQDFEKLVNSSGEHGFVVFSLGSMVSEIPMDKAMDMAEAFRSIPQTVIWRYTGKVPSNLGSNTHLVKWLPQNDLLAHPKARAFITHAGSHGIYEGICNAVPMVMLPLFGDQMDNAKRMESRGAGVTLNVLDMTPEDLINALDSVINKPSYKENIQRLSALHLDRPIHPLDLAVHWVEFVMRHKGAPHLRPAAHDLNWIQYHSLDVFAFLLAVLVTTFFISFKCCTYTCRRCCGRKSRPKSKSKSKKE